The DNA segment TCTGTACATTCTGCGGCATGATAGGCTATAAGAAGCAGCCTATGAGGCTGATAGGAAAGAAATGGCTCTGCATCGACTGCCTCCGCCAGCTCAAGGAGACCATGGAAACCATGGATCAATGGGAAGCGGAACTGCAGCTAGAGAAGGAAATGTCCAAGAAGATCGATGAGACGCTCGGGTTGTGAATCGACCTAGACGCTTTTTCGCTCATCATCATCTGGCAAGGATGCAAAATAGTCGCAGTGGACCTTTACTGAGCATCTGTCACATCGAGGACGCCGGGGAAGACATATCCTTTGGCCGAACCGGATCATGATCGCATTGATCTCGCACCATAGTTCCTTGGGTGCGATCTCCTTGAGTGCGACCTCGGTCTCATCCGGAGATACCGTCTTCACCAGACCGATCCGGTTTGATATCCTGTGCACGTGCGTATCCACGCAGATGGCTGGTATCCGGAAACCGTAGGAGAGGACACAATTGGCGGTCTTACGCCCGACCATCGGGAGTGTTAGCAGGACCTCGATGTCCGAGGGGACCGTGTCGCCGAATTCTAGGTGAAGGCGG comes from the Methanomassiliicoccales archaeon genome and includes:
- the nth gene encoding endonuclease III — protein: MKRIRPLLMSMKGQVIDEAYPGAMEHIDVVWARDPFHVLISTVLSQRTRDQNTFNASKALFSRFDSPGAIASADLEELIELVRPAGFPQAKAKAIKEICRRLHLEFGDTVPSDIEVLLTLPMVGRKTANCVLSYGFRIPAICVDTHVHRISNRIGLVKTVSPDETEVALKEIAPKELWCEINAIMIRFGQRICLPRRPRCDRCSVKVHCDYFASLPDDDERKSV